The following is a genomic window from Sphingobacterium spiritivorum.
GCGAAGTGGAACTGCCCAACGGGAGGAATCTGCTCAAAAGTGACCACCACAGCCCGTACTACAAACTCATTGCAAAATACTTCAACCATGGCGGCAAGGAAATCCCATTGGATACGGCACGCAATTATTTCGTGGGCAAGGACGAAGCCCCGATAAAAGGTTCGCAGGTTCCCGAAGGCAGGAAGCTATTCCGCATCGTCTCCGTAGACCAAGCCTGACCCCGACCCGTTCAATCCCCGAACATGACCAAGCCGCCCCGGATGGTCATCCATATCCCTGTTTTATCCCCCAATTTTGTCCCAACGGAGCGGGTGCCGTCCGATGGGACACAGGAAGCAATTGCTACCAGGTCAGCATCCAGCACGTGGCCACCCGCATCCACCGCTAAGTTGCCATTCCATGATGGGAATGGAGCAAGCGGAAGTTGGGCATAGCCCTACTTGCTTGCCCCAAGCTATCGCCATGGGGGTTTCGGGTATCCTCCGGGGATACCCCAATACGCTGGCACAGCCCCAGCGTAAGGTTTCGGTATACTTGGCCGTATACCGTGCGCCGTGTAAACGGCGCGAATCAATATCCCGATAGCGGGATATACGGATATGGAAATATAATGATAGGGATATGGAAATAGACATCATCACACGGGAAGACCTCCGGCAGTTCAAGCGGGAAATGCTGGAGGAGTTCAAACAAATCATCGGGAGCAAGGCAAAAGATAGCTTTGAAAGGGAATGGCTGAAAAGCGCTGAAGTACGCAAGCTGCTGGGCGTATCGCCCGGTACGTTGCAGAATCTCCGTATCAACGGGACGCTGCCGTACCGCAAGTTGGGCGGCAGCATGTACTACCGCAGGGAGGACATCAGGAAAATGATGGAGGGAGGTAACGGCAATGGGTGAACGGATGGAATTGCCCAAGCACGCGTTCAGCGCGTTCTTTGAGCGGATTGGCGATGACGGGCGTTTGCTGCCCACGCACATCGGTTTGGTGGCGGCGTTGTTTTACCACCACGATTGCGGCAATCCGCATCGCCATTTCCACGCCAGCCGCAGGAAGCTGATGCGCTTCTCGCGGATACGCTCCATCGCCACCTACCACAAATGCCTGTCGGAATTGGTGGCCTACGGTTATGTGGAGTACCGTCCCTCGTGGCATCCGGCCAAGGGCAGCAGGTTCAGGTTCATCATCCGCACGGAGGGAGGGGTAAATGGTCAGGATTGACGAGAACAAGAAATCCGTCCGTTTCCCCGAGGCGGTGGACGAACGGCTCACCCTGCTTGCGCGGAAACTTGGCCGCACCAAGCGGGAAGTGGTCATGCAGATGGTGGATTATTTCTACAAAAGCAAGAAAGACCCCGCCGACCTGAACGATGAGGTGCTGAAAAAGGAACTGTCAAACGGCATCAGCCGCATCCTCTCGTTCATCCGCAAACAGGAGGGTGACATGCTGGTGCCGATGTATTCGGCGATGGAGGAACTGATGGCCATCGCCAAAGCACAAAGCCCGCTTTTAAAAAATATCGGCAAAGGGCAGTCGGAGGCAACCATCATGGGCAGGGAAACCATCGGCTACCTGAAACTGGTGGACGGCACGCTGAAAAAGATACTTGGCAACATGCGGGAA
Proteins encoded in this region:
- a CDS encoding helix-turn-helix domain-containing protein, which codes for MEIDIITREDLRQFKREMLEEFKQIIGSKAKDSFEREWLKSAEVRKLLGVSPGTLQNLRINGTLPYRKLGGSMYYRREDIRKMMEGGNGNG
- a CDS encoding BfmA/BtgA family mobilization protein, which codes for MVRIDENKKSVRFPEAVDERLTLLARKLGRTKREVVMQMVDYFYKSKKDPADLNDEVLKKELSNGISRILSFIRKQEGDMLVPMYSAMEELMAIAKAQSPLLKNIGKGQSEATIMGRETIGYLKLVDGTLKKILGNMRERETLKSRFRQVLDYYITQREALGWPVSAAKKEELAKHVRQSLDNL